A stretch of the Streptomyces sp. NBC_00654 genome encodes the following:
- a CDS encoding ABC transporter substrate-binding protein, producing the protein MTEQGQWRFSDDRGRLSTAARRPTRVLAYVQAGATLWDYGIRPQGIFGSGHDAPAAGPDRARTGTLPLDEVAYSGAGGALDVATLLRDGPDLVVGVGYGDGRVYGLAPDVAEQLEERVPVVVLDVGRARTFAGIGERFAELARSLGAGPRPAADGELETARQRLRAVVGEGPADAVRVLALSPAGPAEAHVARPGTWPELRVLAELGVHLVEPAAGPGANWSTVGWASVASLRPDVVLTDTRSHATPLDELRGVADWSTLRRSAPIVPWNPEPLFGPAAHARFLGLVTEAVGAVRNG; encoded by the coding sequence GTGACGGAGCAGGGTCAGTGGCGGTTCTCCGACGACCGGGGCCGGCTGTCCACGGCAGCCCGGCGCCCCACACGGGTGCTCGCGTACGTGCAGGCCGGAGCCACGCTGTGGGATTACGGGATACGGCCGCAGGGCATCTTCGGGTCCGGCCACGACGCCCCCGCCGCCGGACCCGACCGGGCCAGGACCGGGACGCTTCCGCTGGACGAGGTCGCCTACTCCGGCGCGGGCGGCGCCCTGGACGTGGCGACACTGCTGCGTGACGGGCCGGACCTCGTGGTCGGCGTCGGCTACGGCGACGGCCGGGTCTACGGGCTGGCCCCGGACGTCGCCGAGCAGCTGGAGGAGCGGGTCCCCGTCGTCGTCCTCGATGTGGGTCGGGCCCGCACGTTCGCCGGGATCGGTGAGCGTTTCGCCGAGCTGGCACGCTCCCTCGGCGCCGGGCCCCGGCCCGCGGCGGACGGCGAGCTGGAGACCGCCCGGCAGCGGCTGCGCGCCGTCGTGGGCGAAGGGCCCGCCGACGCCGTCCGGGTACTCGCCCTGTCCCCGGCCGGTCCGGCCGAGGCCCATGTGGCCCGCCCCGGGACGTGGCCCGAGCTGCGGGTCCTCGCCGAGCTCGGCGTACACCTCGTGGAGCCGGCCGCGGGGCCCGGTGCGAACTGGTCCACCGTCGGCTGGGCCTCGGTGGCGTCGCTGCGCCCGGACGTCGTGCTCACCGACACCCGGTCCCATGCCACCCCGCTCGATGAGCTCCGGGGGGTCGCCGACTGGTCGACGCTCCGCCGGAGCGCGCCCATCGTGCCGTGGAACCCGGAGCCGCTGTTCGGCCCGGCGGCGCACGCCCGATTCCTCGGCCTGGTGACGGAAGCGGTCGGGGCCGTCCGCAACGGGTGA
- a CDS encoding carbohydrate kinase, translating to MSRELDGPDLLVIGESVADIVRLPGAADQVHPGGSPANVAYGLSRLGHGVTLRTQLGADANGRLIREHLESAGVAVRTDAPAAPTPSAAVTLDAAGRATYTFEITWTLGPAAEERPPRHVHTGSIAAVMAPGSATVLDAVGALRSAATVSYDPNVRPELMGDHAEAVRRVERCVALSDVVKASDEDLEWLYPGDSPRTVAGRWLGRGPAMVLVTRGGDGALAVIPDGQVTVAALPTEVVDTVGAGDAFMSGTLHALARRGLLGADGRARLYTLDRDTVADVLRHAVAAAAVTVSRAGANPPDRRELTEALART from the coding sequence ATGTCTCGCGAGCTCGACGGACCCGATCTGCTGGTCATCGGCGAAAGCGTGGCCGACATCGTCCGGCTGCCGGGCGCCGCCGACCAGGTGCACCCCGGCGGCAGCCCGGCGAACGTCGCGTACGGCCTGTCCCGGCTCGGCCACGGCGTGACCCTGCGCACCCAGCTCGGTGCGGACGCCAACGGCCGGCTGATCCGGGAGCACCTGGAATCCGCCGGGGTCGCGGTGCGGACCGACGCCCCGGCCGCGCCCACCCCGTCCGCGGCCGTGACCCTGGACGCCGCGGGCCGGGCCACGTACACCTTCGAGATCACCTGGACGCTGGGCCCGGCAGCGGAGGAACGGCCGCCCCGCCATGTGCACACGGGGTCGATCGCCGCGGTGATGGCACCCGGCTCGGCCACCGTCCTGGACGCCGTCGGTGCGCTGCGGAGCGCCGCGACCGTCAGCTACGACCCCAACGTACGGCCGGAACTGATGGGCGATCACGCGGAAGCGGTGCGCCGCGTCGAACGGTGCGTCGCGCTCAGCGATGTGGTCAAGGCCAGTGACGAGGACCTGGAGTGGCTGTATCCGGGGGACTCCCCGCGGACGGTCGCCGGGCGGTGGCTGGGCCGCGGTCCGGCCATGGTCCTCGTCACCCGGGGCGGCGACGGCGCCCTGGCGGTGATCCCGGACGGACAGGTCACGGTGGCCGCGCTGCCCACCGAGGTCGTCGACACCGTGGGCGCGGGCGACGCGTTCATGTCGGGCACCCTGCACGCCCTCGCCCGGCGGGGGCTGCTCGGGGCCGACGGCCGCGCACGGCTGTACACGCTGGACCGGGACACCGTCGCCGATGTGCTGCGCCACGCGGTGGCCGCCGCCGCTGTGACGGTCTCCCGGGCGGGCGCCAATCCGCCCGACCGGAGGGAACTGACGGAGGCACTTGCCCGGACCTGA
- a CDS encoding MFS transporter: protein MSPSSHTSGTPLRSPRPPSAAKAATGSAAAASPSLGRGLILLMALAAGLSASGNYFAQPLLDLITRDLDIGVTLAGLIVSAAQAGYALGLILLVPLGDITERRRLAVGLFAATALFLLLAAAAPSGPVLLAGTALVALTSVGAQVVVPFAATLAAPEARGRIVGIVMSGVLLGGLLGRMAAGALSELGGWRTVYWVNALLMIIMAVLLHLKLPRLSPAAGTVPVSYGGLIRSTLALLRQEPLLRSRAAIGAFSMASYSVQLTALTFLLTQRPYGWTAAGIGFFGLLGVIGVVGMNFAARLGDRGHVQAVSGAAGILLTLAWLPLLAGETSLWWLATGVIMLNIAQQAGLNSSQNVIYALNPDARNRINSAFMTLFFAGGAAGASLTAVVWASAGWPGVCALGAALAAMSTALWVRERVRAR, encoded by the coding sequence ATGTCCCCCTCCTCTCACACCTCCGGCACCCCGCTCCGGAGCCCTCGGCCCCCTTCGGCCGCGAAAGCGGCCACCGGCAGCGCTGCCGCCGCGAGCCCGTCCCTCGGGCGTGGCCTCATCCTTCTGATGGCGCTGGCGGCCGGGCTGTCGGCGTCGGGCAACTACTTCGCGCAGCCGCTGCTGGACCTGATCACCCGGGACCTGGACATCGGCGTCACCCTGGCCGGGCTGATCGTCTCGGCCGCCCAGGCCGGCTACGCGCTGGGCCTGATCCTGCTGGTGCCGCTCGGCGACATCACCGAGCGACGCCGCCTGGCCGTGGGGCTGTTCGCCGCGACGGCACTGTTCCTGCTGCTGGCTGCCGCCGCCCCCTCCGGTCCGGTCCTCCTCGCCGGCACGGCGCTCGTCGCCCTCACCTCGGTCGGCGCCCAGGTCGTCGTGCCCTTCGCGGCCACGCTCGCCGCCCCGGAGGCCCGGGGCCGGATCGTCGGCATCGTCATGTCCGGAGTGCTGCTCGGCGGCCTGCTGGGGCGCATGGCGGCCGGCGCCCTGTCCGAGCTGGGCGGCTGGCGGACCGTCTACTGGGTGAACGCCCTGCTCATGATCATCATGGCGGTGCTCCTCCACCTCAAGCTGCCCCGGCTGTCCCCGGCGGCCGGCACGGTGCCGGTGTCGTACGGCGGGCTGATCCGCTCCACGCTCGCCCTGCTGCGCCAGGAACCCCTGCTGCGCTCACGGGCCGCGATCGGCGCCTTCTCCATGGCCTCGTACAGCGTGCAGCTGACCGCGCTGACCTTCCTGCTCACCCAGCGGCCCTACGGGTGGACAGCCGCCGGCATCGGCTTCTTCGGGCTGCTGGGTGTCATCGGCGTGGTGGGCATGAACTTCGCGGCGCGCCTCGGCGACCGGGGCCATGTCCAGGCGGTGTCCGGCGCCGCGGGCATTCTCCTGACGCTGGCCTGGCTGCCGCTGCTCGCGGGCGAGACCTCGCTGTGGTGGCTCGCGACCGGGGTGATCATGCTGAACATCGCCCAGCAGGCGGGGCTCAACAGCAGTCAGAACGTGATCTACGCGCTCAACCCGGATGCCCGGAACCGGATCAACTCCGCCTTCATGACGCTGTTCTTCGCCGGCGGTGCGGCGGGCGCTTCGCTGACCGCGGTGGTGTGGGCGAGTGCGGGCTGGCCGGGAGTGTGCGCCCTGGGCGCGGCACTGGCCGCGATGAGCACGGCCCTGTGGGTACGGGAACGGGTCCGGGCGCGGTAG
- a CDS encoding M12 family metallo-peptidase, with product MKSTLLKTTLVVSLGASLYAAPSFDAAPQAAPTRHAAARCPVVDVLAVYTPKAAARVGGVHRVAASAQQIAIRMNRSLRESGVCGAIRIVHPYTATGYDGPEQFHAAYRALKDRTNSALGREADERRGRYGADLVTLMVDPPERGGGTADYAAALDSTSDEYAYSVADVDGIALDSVSHEIGHNLGLAHDRVTIEENAHGSMDVSHTRPYNTGWVTEDRKYYTIMAYRSSCGDGCERISRFSSAQGAWRGRRLGDTENDSVRVLRATLPIVAGYRGGR from the coding sequence ATGAAATCGACCTTGTTGAAGACCACCCTGGTCGTCTCCCTCGGTGCGTCGCTCTACGCGGCCCCCTCCTTCGACGCGGCGCCGCAGGCCGCCCCCACCCGCCACGCCGCGGCGCGCTGCCCCGTTGTCGACGTACTGGCGGTCTACACCCCGAAGGCCGCCGCGCGGGTGGGAGGAGTGCACCGGGTCGCGGCCTCCGCCCAGCAGATCGCCATCCGGATGAACCGCTCCCTCCGCGAGAGCGGGGTCTGCGGGGCCATCCGGATCGTCCACCCGTACACCGCCACCGGGTACGACGGTCCGGAGCAGTTCCACGCGGCGTACCGCGCCCTCAAGGACCGCACCAACTCCGCCCTGGGCCGGGAGGCCGATGAGCGGCGCGGCCGGTACGGCGCCGATCTGGTCACCCTCATGGTGGACCCGCCCGAGCGCGGCGGCGGGACCGCGGACTACGCGGCGGCGCTCGACAGCACATCGGACGAGTACGCCTATTCGGTCGCCGATGTCGACGGGATCGCCCTGGACTCGGTGAGCCACGAGATCGGCCACAACCTCGGCCTCGCCCACGACCGCGTCACCATCGAGGAGAACGCGCACGGCTCGATGGACGTGAGCCACACCCGCCCGTACAACACCGGCTGGGTCACCGAGGACCGCAAGTACTACACGATCATGGCGTACCGGTCCTCGTGCGGCGACGGCTGCGAGCGGATCAGCCGGTTCTCCAGCGCGCAGGGGGCCTGGCGGGGCCGGCGGCTGGGCGACACGGAGAACGACAGTGTCCGCGTGCTGCGGGCGACCCTGCCCATCGTCGCCGGGTACCGCGGCGGGAGGTGA
- a CDS encoding LysR family transcriptional regulator: MELQQMRYVLAVAETRNFTRAAKRCLVVQSALSHQIARLEKELGARLFDRSSRHVRLTAAGEAFLPAARQALDAAERARAEVAAAAGEISGRLAIGAIPTVTAVDIPGALEEFHRRHPKVGIVLRDGASKDLVEDVRSGALDLAFLGVLPDYRPKGVSDHELARGELAAITATGHPLADETEVDLARLARETFVDFPDGTAARAQSEEAFTAMGLTRNVAYEVSGADYIARLVRKGLGVALLPAAFAEEVPGVRVLRVRNAPGRVERLVWSRFRPTPAAAAFLAGLGVGPRGADATGAG; encoded by the coding sequence ATGGAACTGCAGCAGATGCGCTATGTCCTCGCGGTCGCCGAGACGAGGAACTTCACGCGGGCCGCGAAGCGGTGCCTGGTCGTCCAGTCGGCGCTCAGCCATCAGATCGCCCGGCTGGAGAAGGAGCTCGGAGCCCGGCTCTTCGACCGCTCCAGCCGTCATGTGCGGCTGACCGCGGCGGGGGAGGCCTTCCTGCCGGCCGCCCGGCAGGCACTGGACGCAGCGGAACGGGCCCGCGCCGAGGTGGCGGCGGCGGCCGGTGAGATCAGCGGGCGCCTGGCCATCGGGGCGATTCCCACGGTCACCGCGGTCGACATTCCGGGCGCGCTGGAGGAGTTCCACCGACGTCATCCGAAGGTGGGGATCGTCCTGCGTGACGGGGCGAGCAAGGACCTGGTCGAGGACGTCCGGTCGGGCGCGCTCGACCTGGCCTTTCTCGGGGTGCTGCCCGACTACCGGCCCAAGGGAGTCAGTGACCACGAGCTGGCCCGCGGCGAACTGGCCGCGATCACGGCCACCGGCCACCCGCTCGCGGACGAGACCGAGGTGGACCTGGCGCGCCTCGCGAGGGAGACGTTCGTCGACTTCCCCGACGGCACGGCGGCACGGGCGCAGTCCGAGGAGGCGTTCACCGCGATGGGACTCACCCGGAACGTCGCGTACGAGGTCAGCGGCGCCGACTACATCGCCCGCCTGGTCCGCAAGGGGCTGGGGGTGGCCCTTCTGCCCGCCGCGTTCGCCGAGGAGGTGCCGGGGGTGCGGGTTCTGCGGGTGCGCAACGCGCCGGGGCGGGTGGAACGGCTCGTCTGGAGCCGCTTCCGCCCCACGCCGGCCGCGGCGGCGTTCCTGGCCGGCCTGGGAGTCGGGCCGCGGGGCGCCGATGCCACGGGTGCGGGATGA